A portion of the Streptomyces sp. YPW6 genome contains these proteins:
- a CDS encoding DUF2252 domain-containing protein: protein MSETQTGAAQRGKQILTVFDTAFGELLAADPAAFRVKFRKMAGSAFAFYRGTACLFYSDLERERHGGPFLDERTGRVWIHGDLHAENFGTYMDANGRLVFNVNDFDEAYVGPFTWDLKRFAASVALIGYAKALADEQITELVQVFAASYRERIRALATGAKNDEVPPFTLDTADGPLLGALRAARSRTRFSLLDSMTEIRDFERRFADGGGAVDLDAATRYKVLAAFDGYLETLPESSLARPDSYRVKDVVGRRGIGIGSAGLPSYNILLEGNSDALENDVVIYLKQAQTPAVSRHITDAAVREYFQHEGHRTVISQRALQAHADPWLGWTELDGAGQLVAEVSPYAVDLDWSDIDEMDEIGAVVADLGRATATMHGAADDESGHSLVPFSTERAIDAAIAADEEGFAPLLVDFAHSYGARARADHQIFVDLFRNGKIPGL from the coding sequence ATGTCGGAAACGCAGACCGGCGCAGCGCAGCGCGGGAAGCAGATCCTCACCGTTTTCGACACCGCCTTCGGGGAGCTGCTGGCCGCCGATCCGGCCGCCTTCCGGGTCAAGTTCCGCAAGATGGCGGGCTCGGCGTTCGCCTTCTACCGGGGCACGGCGTGCCTGTTCTACAGCGACCTGGAGCGGGAGCGGCACGGCGGCCCGTTCCTGGACGAGCGCACCGGCCGGGTGTGGATCCACGGCGATCTGCACGCGGAGAACTTCGGCACCTACATGGACGCCAACGGCCGCCTCGTCTTCAACGTCAACGACTTCGACGAGGCGTACGTGGGCCCCTTCACCTGGGACCTGAAGCGGTTCGCCGCCTCCGTGGCGCTGATCGGCTACGCGAAGGCGCTCGCCGACGAGCAGATCACCGAGCTGGTCCAGGTCTTCGCCGCGTCCTACCGCGAGCGGATCCGCGCGCTGGCGACGGGCGCGAAGAACGACGAGGTGCCGCCCTTCACCCTGGACACCGCGGACGGTCCGCTGCTGGGCGCGCTGCGCGCCGCCCGCTCGCGCACCCGCTTCTCACTGCTGGACTCGATGACGGAGATCCGGGACTTCGAGCGCCGGTTCGCGGACGGCGGCGGGGCGGTCGACCTGGACGCCGCGACGCGCTACAAGGTCCTCGCCGCGTTCGACGGCTATCTGGAGACACTGCCGGAATCGAGCCTGGCCCGCCCCGACTCCTACCGGGTCAAGGACGTGGTGGGCCGCCGGGGCATCGGTATCGGCTCGGCCGGGCTCCCCTCGTACAACATCCTCCTGGAGGGCAACAGCGACGCCCTGGAGAACGATGTGGTGATCTACCTCAAGCAGGCGCAGACACCGGCGGTCTCCCGGCACATCACGGACGCCGCCGTGCGGGAGTACTTCCAGCACGAGGGGCACCGCACGGTGATCTCGCAGCGGGCGCTCCAGGCGCACGCGGACCCGTGGCTGGGCTGGACCGAGCTGGACGGGGCGGGCCAGCTGGTCGCCGAGGTCTCGCCGTACGCGGTCGACCTGGACTGGTCCGACATCGACGAGATGGACGAGATCGGGGCGGTCGTCGCGGATCTGGGCCGGGCGACGGCCACGATGCACGGGGCGGCGGACGACGAGAGCGGCCACTCGCTGGTGCCGTTCTCCACGGAGCGGGCGATCGACGCGGCCATCGCGGCCGACGAGGAGGGCTTCGCCCCGCTGCTGGTCGATTTCGCCCACAGCTACGGGGCGCGGGCCCGCGCGGACCACCAGATCTTCGTGGACCTCTTCCGCAACGGAAAGATCCCGGGCCTTTAG
- a CDS encoding NYN domain-containing protein, with product MERVDRCVVLVDAGYLLGAAASLLAGEPARSRITVDHTALIQGLRERAEADTQQPLLRIYWFDGAPDRVPQPEHRRLRVMPRVTVRLGALTRSDGRWAQKGVDAAMHAELTELARNRACSDVVLVTGDGDLLPGLMSAKEHGVAVHLWAVQAADGDYNQSEDLVAEADERRVLDRAWITKAVRAKDLGGACAPQPATRPEIAAILSAPLPEAALAASAERASEAARAASEARSAEPAESAPAATEAPAAHKGVPTPKDLAALRAHASHPDRQQPAQPAGATLRWSSDKGWVERGGPLGEPAETASLPTLAQVTSAEQRWADREEDITTVGGDPFEVGQVFARRWMERLPEAVHLQRLSTLYPRIPHRIDGELLRYAARFGLLAHKDDQIDEHDRYAIRAGFWREIDVRAAAEHVPAGE from the coding sequence GTGGAACGCGTGGACCGTTGCGTCGTCCTGGTGGACGCCGGCTACTTGCTGGGCGCAGCCGCGAGTCTGCTGGCCGGAGAGCCCGCCCGTTCCCGCATCACCGTCGACCACACCGCCCTCATCCAGGGCCTGCGGGAGCGGGCCGAGGCCGACACCCAGCAGCCCCTGCTGCGCATCTACTGGTTCGACGGCGCCCCCGACCGGGTGCCCCAGCCCGAGCACCGCCGGCTCCGTGTGATGCCCCGCGTGACCGTACGGCTGGGCGCCCTGACCCGCAGCGACGGACGCTGGGCCCAGAAGGGCGTCGACGCCGCCATGCACGCCGAGCTCACCGAACTCGCCAGGAACCGGGCCTGCTCCGACGTGGTCCTGGTGACCGGCGACGGCGATCTGCTGCCCGGCCTGATGTCCGCCAAGGAACACGGGGTCGCCGTCCACCTCTGGGCCGTGCAGGCCGCCGACGGCGACTACAACCAGTCCGAGGACCTCGTCGCCGAGGCCGACGAACGGCGCGTCCTCGACCGTGCCTGGATCACCAAGGCCGTACGCGCCAAGGACCTCGGCGGCGCCTGCGCCCCGCAGCCCGCCACCCGGCCCGAGATCGCCGCGATCCTCTCCGCACCGCTGCCCGAGGCCGCCCTCGCCGCCTCCGCCGAACGCGCCTCCGAAGCGGCCCGTGCCGCTTCGGAGGCGCGTTCGGCGGAGCCCGCCGAGAGCGCGCCCGCCGCCACCGAAGCGCCCGCCGCCCACAAAGGCGTGCCGACCCCCAAGGACCTGGCCGCGCTGCGCGCCCACGCCTCCCACCCGGACCGCCAGCAGCCGGCCCAGCCCGCGGGCGCCACGCTGCGCTGGTCCTCCGACAAGGGGTGGGTGGAGCGTGGCGGCCCCCTCGGCGAGCCGGCCGAGACCGCGTCCCTGCCGACCCTCGCCCAGGTCACCAGCGCCGAACAGCGCTGGGCCGACCGGGAGGAGGACATCACCACCGTCGGCGGCGACCCCTTCGAGGTGGGCCAGGTCTTCGCCCGCCGCTGGATGGAGCGCCTCCCGGAAGCCGTCCACCTGCAAAGACTCTCCACCCTCTACCCGCGCATCCCGCACCGGATCGACGGCGAACTCCTGCGGTACGCGGCCCGCTTCGGACTCCTCGCGCACAAGGACGACCAGATCGACGAGCACGACCGCTACGCGATCCGGGCCGGCTTCTGGCGGGAGATCGACGTACGCGCCGCCGCCGAGCACGTACCGGCGGGGGAGTAG
- the dnaE gene encoding DNA polymerase III subunit alpha, whose amino-acid sequence MTKPPFTHLHVHTQYSLLDGAARLKDMFEAANEMGMTHIAMTDHGNLHGAYDFFHSAKKADVTPIIGIEAYVAPESRKHKRKVQWGQPHQKRDDVSGSGGYTHKTIWASNKTGLHNLFRLSSDAYAEGWLQKWPRMDKETISQWSEGLIASTGCPSGEVQTRLRLGQFDEAVQAASDYKDIFGEGRYFLELMDHGIEIERRVRDGLLEIGRKLDIPPLVTNDSHYTYAHEATAHDALLCIQTGKNLSDPDRFRFDGTGYYLKTTDEMYAVDSSDAWQEGCRNTLLVAQQIDTTGMFEAKNLMPKFEIPEGFTEITWFQEEVRTGMARRFPNGVPDDRQKQVEYEMDIIIQMGFPGYFLVVADFIMWAKNNGIAVGPGRGSAAGSIVAYAMGITDLDPIEHGLIFERFLNPERVSMPDVDIDFDERRRVEVIRYVTEKYGADKVAMIGTYGKIKAKNAIKDSARVLGYPYAMGDRLTKAMPADVLGKGIDLNGITDPKHPRYSEAGEIRGMYESEPDVKKVIDTAKGVEGLVRQMGVHAAGVIMSSEPIVDHAPVWVRHTDGVTITQWDYPQCESLGLLKMDFLGLRNLTIMDDAIKMVKSNKGIDLEMLSLPLDDPKTYELLCRGDTLGVFQFDGGPMRSLLRQMQPDNFEDISAVSALYRPGPMGMNSHTNYAERKNGRQEITPIHPELEEPLKEVLGLTYGLIVYQEQVQKAAQIVAGYSLGEADILRRVMGKKKPEELAKNFVLFEKGAKDKGFSDAAIKALWDVLVPFAGYAFNKAHSSAYGLVTYWTAYLKANYPAEYMAALLTSVKDDKDKSAVYLNECRRMGIKVLPPNVNESLSNFAAQGDDVILFGLTAVRNVGQNVVDSIIRSRKAKGKFSTFPDFLDKVEAVVCNKRTVESLIKAGAFDEMGHTRKGLVAHHEPMIDNVVQVKRKEAEGQFDLFGGMGEEESSEPGFGLDVEFSDVEWEKAYLLAQEREMLGLYVSDHPLFGLEHVLSDKADAAISQLTGGDYSDGSVVTVGGIISGLQRKMTKQGNAWAIATVEDLAGSIECMFFPATYQLVSTQLVEDTVVFVKGRLDKREDVPRLVAMEMQVPDISNAGTNAPVVLTIPTVKITPPMVTRLGEVLSHHRGDTEVRIRLQGPRKTTVLRLDRHRVKPDPALFGDLKVLLGPSCLAG is encoded by the coding sequence GTGACCAAGCCGCCCTTCACGCACCTGCACGTGCACACCCAGTACTCGCTGCTGGACGGTGCGGCGCGGCTCAAGGACATGTTCGAGGCGGCCAACGAGATGGGCATGACGCACATCGCGATGACCGACCACGGCAACCTCCACGGGGCCTACGACTTCTTCCACTCGGCGAAGAAGGCGGACGTCACCCCGATCATCGGCATCGAGGCGTACGTCGCCCCCGAGTCGCGCAAGCACAAGCGCAAGGTGCAGTGGGGGCAGCCGCACCAGAAGCGCGACGACGTGTCCGGTTCCGGTGGCTACACCCACAAGACCATCTGGGCGTCCAACAAGACGGGGCTGCACAACCTCTTCCGGCTCTCCTCCGACGCGTACGCCGAGGGCTGGCTCCAGAAGTGGCCCCGGATGGACAAGGAGACCATCTCCCAGTGGTCCGAGGGGCTCATCGCGTCCACCGGCTGCCCCTCGGGCGAGGTGCAGACCCGGCTGCGGCTCGGCCAGTTCGACGAGGCGGTGCAGGCGGCCTCCGACTACAAGGACATCTTCGGCGAGGGCCGGTACTTCCTGGAGCTGATGGACCACGGCATCGAGATCGAGCGCCGGGTCCGCGACGGGCTGCTGGAGATCGGCAGGAAGCTGGACATCCCGCCGCTCGTCACCAACGACTCCCACTACACGTACGCGCACGAGGCCACCGCCCACGACGCCCTGCTCTGCATCCAGACCGGCAAGAACCTCTCGGACCCCGACCGCTTCCGCTTCGACGGCACCGGCTACTACCTCAAGACGACGGACGAGATGTACGCCGTCGACTCCTCCGACGCCTGGCAGGAGGGGTGCCGCAACACCCTCCTGGTAGCCCAGCAGATCGACACCACCGGCATGTTCGAGGCGAAGAACCTCATGCCGAAGTTCGAGATCCCCGAGGGCTTCACGGAGATCACCTGGTTCCAGGAGGAGGTCCGGACCGGCATGGCCCGCCGCTTCCCGAACGGGGTCCCCGACGACCGGCAGAAGCAGGTCGAGTACGAGATGGACATCATCATCCAGATGGGGTTCCCGGGGTACTTCCTGGTCGTCGCCGACTTCATCATGTGGGCCAAGAACAACGGCATCGCGGTCGGCCCCGGCCGAGGCTCCGCCGCCGGTTCGATCGTGGCGTACGCCATGGGCATCACCGACCTCGACCCGATCGAGCACGGGCTGATCTTCGAGCGGTTCCTCAACCCCGAGCGCGTCTCCATGCCCGATGTCGACATCGACTTCGACGAGCGCCGGCGCGTCGAGGTGATCCGGTACGTCACCGAGAAGTACGGCGCCGACAAGGTCGCCATGATCGGCACGTACGGCAAGATCAAGGCGAAGAACGCCATCAAGGACTCCGCGCGCGTCCTGGGCTACCCGTACGCGATGGGCGACCGGCTCACCAAGGCCATGCCCGCCGACGTCCTCGGCAAGGGCATCGACCTCAACGGCATCACCGACCCCAAGCACCCGCGCTACAGCGAGGCGGGCGAGATCCGGGGGATGTACGAGAGCGAGCCGGACGTCAAGAAGGTCATCGACACCGCCAAGGGCGTCGAGGGCCTGGTGCGGCAGATGGGCGTGCACGCCGCCGGCGTCATCATGTCCAGCGAGCCGATCGTCGACCACGCCCCCGTCTGGGTCCGGCACACCGACGGCGTCACCATCACCCAGTGGGACTACCCGCAGTGCGAGTCGCTCGGCCTGCTGAAGATGGACTTCCTCGGCCTGCGCAACCTGACGATCATGGACGACGCCATCAAGATGGTGAAGTCCAACAAGGGCATCGACCTGGAGATGCTCTCGCTGCCGCTGGACGACCCCAAGACCTACGAACTGCTCTGCCGCGGTGACACGCTCGGCGTCTTCCAGTTCGACGGCGGGCCCATGCGCTCCCTGCTCCGCCAGATGCAGCCCGACAACTTCGAGGACATCTCCGCCGTCTCGGCCCTCTACCGGCCGGGCCCGATGGGCATGAACTCGCACACGAACTACGCGGAGCGCAAGAACGGCCGCCAGGAGATCACCCCGATCCACCCGGAGCTGGAGGAGCCCCTCAAGGAGGTCCTCGGCCTCACCTACGGCCTGATCGTCTACCAGGAGCAGGTCCAGAAGGCCGCCCAGATCGTCGCCGGGTACTCGCTCGGCGAAGCCGACATCCTGCGCCGCGTGATGGGCAAGAAGAAGCCCGAGGAACTGGCGAAGAACTTCGTCCTCTTCGAGAAGGGCGCCAAGGACAAGGGCTTCTCCGACGCGGCGATCAAGGCGCTGTGGGACGTCCTGGTGCCGTTCGCCGGATACGCGTTCAACAAGGCGCACTCCTCCGCGTACGGCCTGGTCACCTACTGGACCGCCTACCTCAAGGCGAACTACCCCGCCGAGTACATGGCCGCCCTGCTGACCTCGGTCAAGGACGACAAGGACAAGTCCGCGGTCTACCTCAACGAGTGCCGCCGCATGGGCATCAAGGTGCTCCCGCCCAACGTCAACGAGTCGCTGTCCAACTTCGCAGCCCAGGGCGACGACGTGATCCTCTTCGGCCTGACCGCCGTCCGCAACGTCGGCCAGAACGTCGTCGACTCGATCATCCGGTCCCGCAAGGCGAAGGGGAAGTTCAGCACCTTCCCCGACTTCCTGGACAAGGTCGAGGCGGTCGTCTGCAACAAGCGCACCGTCGAATCGCTCATCAAGGCCGGCGCCTTCGACGAGATGGGCCACACCCGCAAGGGTCTCGTCGCCCACCACGAGCCGATGATCGACAACGTGGTCCAGGTCAAGCGCAAGGAGGCCGAGGGACAGTTCGACCTCTTCGGCGGCATGGGCGAGGAGGAGAGCAGCGAGCCCGGCTTCGGCCTGGACGTGGAGTTCTCCGACGTCGAGTGGGAGAAGGCCTACCTGCTCGCCCAGGAGCGGGAGATGCTCGGCCTGTACGTCTCCGACCACCCGCTCTTCGGCCTGGAACACGTGCTGTCCGACAAGGCCGACGCCGCCATCTCCCAGCTCACCGGCGGGGACTACAGCGACGGCTCCGTCGTCACGGTCGGCGGCATCATCTCCGGCCTCCAGCGCAAGATGACCAAGCAGGGCAACGCCTGGGCCATCGCCACCGTGGAGGACCTGGCGGGCTCCATCGAGTGCATGTTCTTCCCCGCCACCTACCAGCTCGTCTCCACCCAGCTCGTCGAGGACACCGTCGTCTTCGTCAAGGGACGCCTCGACAAGCGCGAGGACGTGCCCCGGCTGGTCGCCATGGAGATGCAGGTCCCCGACATCTCCAACGCCGGGACCAACGCGCCCGTGGTCCTCACCATCCCCACCGTGAAGATCACCCCGCCCATGGTCACCCGGCTCGGCGAGGTCCTCAGCCACCACCGGGGCGACACCGAGGTGCGCATCAGGCTCCAGGGCCCCCGCAAGACCACCGTGCTCCGTCTCGACCGCCACCGGGTCAAGCCCGATCCGGCGCTCTTCGGCGACCTGAAGGTCCTGCTCGGCCCGTCCTGCCTGGCCGGCTGA
- a CDS encoding LON peptidase substrate-binding domain-containing protein translates to MTTARLPLFPLNAVLFPGLVLPLNVFEERYRAMMRELLKSDEDEPRRFVVVAIRDGREIAPTATGMPDPAAAPPERAPADGFGPDPIQTFHRVGCIADAATIRERPDGSFEVLATGTTRVRLLSVAADGPYLTAEVEDLTEEPPAGDEADEAGALAEGVLRAFRSYQKRLAGASERSLATGADLPDDPSVISYLVAAATVLDVPTRQRLLQAPDTATRLREELTLLRKETAVIRHLPSLPATDLTRAPTHPN, encoded by the coding sequence GTGACCACCGCCCGCCTTCCCCTTTTCCCGCTCAACGCGGTGCTGTTCCCCGGCCTGGTGCTGCCGCTCAACGTCTTCGAAGAGCGATATCGCGCCATGATGCGGGAGCTGCTGAAGAGCGACGAGGACGAACCTCGCCGCTTCGTCGTGGTGGCGATCCGCGACGGCCGCGAGATCGCCCCGACGGCCACCGGCATGCCGGACCCGGCGGCCGCGCCCCCCGAGCGCGCTCCGGCGGACGGCTTCGGCCCCGATCCGATCCAGACCTTCCACCGGGTCGGCTGCATCGCCGACGCGGCGACGATCCGCGAGCGCCCCGACGGCAGCTTCGAGGTCCTGGCCACCGGCACCACCCGGGTCAGGCTGCTGTCCGTCGCGGCGGACGGCCCGTATCTGACCGCCGAGGTCGAGGACCTGACCGAGGAGCCGCCCGCCGGGGACGAGGCCGACGAGGCCGGAGCCCTGGCCGAGGGCGTCCTGCGGGCCTTCCGCTCGTACCAGAAGCGGCTGGCGGGGGCGAGCGAACGCTCGCTCGCGACCGGCGCCGACCTCCCCGACGACCCGTCCGTGATCTCCTACCTGGTCGCGGCGGCCACGGTCCTGGACGTCCCCACCCGACAGCGCCTGCTCCAGGCCCCGGACACCGCGACCCGGCTGCGCGAGGAGCTGACCCTGCTGCGCAAGGAGACGGCGGTCATCCGCCATCTGCCCTCGCTGCCCGCGACGGACCTGACGCGGGCTCCCACCCACCCCAACTGA
- a CDS encoding ABC transporter ATP-binding protein — MCAVRDLVKTYPATRGRRGAPAAPEVRATDAISLDVERGEIFGLLGPNGAGKSTLVRQLTGLMRPDSGSVEVLGHDLVRHPERASRLIGYLGQESTALDELTVSLAAETTGRLRGLPVREARAERDAVLEELGLTLIAGRPLKKLSGGQRRLACFATALVGDRPVLVLDEPTTGMDPVARRAVWAAVDRRRAERGATVLLVTHNVIEAETVLDRVAVLERGRVIACDTPAGLKERVAGEVRVELVWRERAPLDVPEVAALRASAQESGRRWVLRLGPDEARAAVAAVTGGAAFAALDDFTLATPSLEDVYLALGGDAGAATEGLVKA; from the coding sequence GTGTGCGCGGTGCGCGATCTGGTCAAGACCTACCCCGCGACCCGGGGCCGCCGAGGCGCACCCGCGGCTCCCGAGGTCCGTGCCACGGACGCCATCAGCCTGGACGTCGAGCGCGGCGAGATCTTCGGGCTGCTCGGCCCCAACGGCGCGGGCAAGTCGACCCTGGTCCGCCAGCTCACCGGGCTGATGCGGCCCGACTCCGGCAGTGTCGAGGTGCTGGGCCACGATCTCGTACGCCACCCCGAGCGGGCCTCCCGGCTGATCGGCTACCTCGGGCAGGAGTCCACCGCCCTCGACGAACTGACCGTCTCCCTCGCCGCCGAGACCACCGGCCGGCTGCGCGGCCTCCCGGTCCGGGAGGCCCGCGCCGAGCGCGACGCCGTCCTGGAGGAGCTGGGCCTCACCCTGATCGCCGGGCGGCCCCTGAAGAAGCTCTCCGGCGGTCAACGCCGCCTCGCCTGTTTCGCCACCGCCCTGGTCGGCGACCGGCCCGTCCTGGTGCTCGACGAACCGACCACCGGCATGGACCCGGTCGCCCGCCGCGCCGTCTGGGCCGCCGTCGACCGCCGCCGGGCGGAACGCGGGGCCACGGTCCTGCTCGTCACCCACAACGTCATCGAGGCCGAGACCGTCCTCGACCGGGTCGCCGTCCTCGAACGCGGCCGGGTCATCGCCTGCGACACTCCCGCCGGACTCAAGGAACGGGTCGCCGGGGAGGTCCGCGTCGAGCTGGTCTGGCGCGAGCGGGCCCCGCTGGACGTCCCCGAGGTGGCGGCGCTGCGGGCGTCCGCCCAGGAGTCCGGCCGGCGCTGGGTGCTGCGGCTCGGGCCGGACGAGGCACGGGCCGCGGTCGCCGCGGTGACGGGCGGCGCGGCCTTCGCCGCCCTCGACGATTTCACCCTGGCCACCCCCAGCCTGGAAGATGTCTACCTCGCGCTCGGGGGCGACGCCGGCGCCGCGACCGAGGGGCTGGTGAAGGCGTGA
- a CDS encoding DsbA family protein translates to MSKRNSQANKAAARERLRAERERQAKRDKTRKQVVVAVSVVAALAVVGGISYGVAQLNKPGAWEAAADAKNVTAPKNTSGEDGTTVVVGKSSAKKTLELYEDSRCPVCATFEQGVGETVSKDVEDGKYKVRYVGATFIDNTDNGEGSKNALSALGAALDVSPEAFLEYKAALYSAEFHPEESDDKFAEDSYLIEVADSVDALKGNKDFQKDVEDGTFDAWAMKMSKTFDESGVQGTPTLKMDDKKVTAEGSENAPMTADEFTKAIDKALKG, encoded by the coding sequence ATGAGCAAGCGCAACAGCCAGGCGAACAAGGCGGCGGCCCGCGAGCGGCTGCGCGCCGAGCGCGAGCGCCAGGCCAAGAGGGACAAGACCCGCAAGCAGGTCGTCGTGGCGGTCTCGGTCGTCGCCGCCCTCGCCGTGGTCGGCGGCATCAGCTACGGCGTGGCGCAGCTGAACAAGCCGGGCGCCTGGGAGGCGGCCGCCGACGCGAAGAACGTCACCGCGCCGAAGAACACCTCGGGCGAGGACGGCACCACCGTGGTCGTCGGCAAGTCGAGCGCGAAGAAGACCCTGGAGCTGTACGAGGACTCGCGCTGCCCGGTCTGCGCCACGTTCGAGCAGGGGGTCGGCGAGACCGTCTCGAAGGACGTCGAGGACGGCAAGTACAAGGTCCGGTACGTCGGCGCGACCTTCATCGACAACACCGACAACGGCGAGGGCTCCAAGAACGCCCTGAGCGCGCTCGGTGCGGCGCTGGACGTGAGCCCCGAGGCCTTCTTGGAGTACAAGGCCGCGCTGTACTCGGCCGAGTTCCACCCCGAGGAGAGCGACGACAAGTTCGCCGAGGACAGCTATCTGATCGAGGTCGCGGACTCGGTCGACGCGCTGAAGGGGAACAAGGACTTCCAGAAGGACGTCGAGGACGGCACGTTCGACGCCTGGGCGATGAAGATGTCGAAGACCTTCGACGAGAGCGGGGTGCAGGGCACGCCGACGCTGAAGATGGACGACAAGAAGGTCACCGCCGAGGGCAGCGAGAACGCCCCGATGACGGCCGACGAGTTCACCAAGGCCATCGACAAGGCCCTGAAGGGCTAG
- a CDS encoding ABC transporter permease, translating into MAWHDGTVTAPLTPPHQPGPHDPWQAPPSGSRLASSPDDPDTATELRQAAVVAVLVAVSGIALGLLWLWLAPRVPLVSDDTAVFLENSEGEEAIGAEGTFVLLALGFGMVSAALVFWRLRRGGVFVVVGLALGALLASLIAWRVGVWLGPSSDVVARAREAGQGVTFDAPLELHTVWVAVLAWPFAAMGIHLLLTAAFGPRDPEPDWPGYAGYHDGPVQGPLAGPASGAPSSPPAGGAGPGRDLP; encoded by the coding sequence GTGGCCTGGCACGATGGCACGGTGACCGCACCTCTGACGCCGCCTCACCAGCCCGGCCCCCACGACCCCTGGCAGGCCCCGCCCTCGGGCTCCCGCCTCGCGTCCTCCCCGGACGACCCGGACACGGCCACCGAACTCCGGCAGGCCGCTGTCGTCGCCGTCCTGGTCGCGGTCTCGGGCATCGCCCTCGGGCTGCTGTGGCTGTGGCTCGCGCCGCGCGTTCCCCTGGTCTCCGACGACACGGCGGTCTTCCTCGAGAACAGCGAGGGCGAGGAGGCGATCGGCGCGGAGGGCACCTTCGTCCTGCTGGCCCTCGGCTTCGGCATGGTCTCGGCGGCCCTCGTCTTCTGGCGGCTGCGCCGCGGGGGCGTGTTCGTGGTCGTCGGCCTGGCACTGGGCGCGCTGCTCGCCTCGCTGATCGCGTGGCGGGTCGGCGTCTGGCTGGGGCCGTCCTCCGACGTGGTGGCGCGGGCCCGGGAGGCCGGGCAGGGCGTGACGTTCGACGCCCCGCTGGAGCTGCACACGGTGTGGGTGGCGGTGCTGGCGTGGCCGTTCGCGGCGATGGGGATCCACCTGCTGCTGACGGCGGCGTTCGGGCCGCGGGACCCGGAGCCGGACTGGCCGGGGTACGCGGGGTACCACGACGGGCCGGTGCAGGGGCCCCTGGCGGGTCCGGCGTCCGGGGCTCCGTCGTCGCCGCCCGCGGGGGGTGCCGGGCCGGGCCGGGACCTGCCCTGA
- the ybaK gene encoding Cys-tRNA(Pro) deacylase: MAKKPRKQQQGGTPATVALTAAGAAFTVHAYDHDPASPSYGEEAAEALGVSPDRVFKTLVAEVDGALTVAVVPVAGSLDLKALAAAVGGKRATMADPAAAERTTGYVRGGISPLGQRKRLRTVLDASARTHPTICVSAGRRGLEVELSATDLAELTGATFAEIARGG; the protein is encoded by the coding sequence TTGGCGAAGAAGCCCAGGAAACAACAGCAGGGCGGTACCCCCGCCACGGTCGCCCTGACCGCGGCGGGCGCCGCGTTCACGGTCCACGCCTACGACCACGACCCGGCGTCCCCGTCCTACGGCGAGGAGGCCGCCGAAGCCCTGGGCGTCTCCCCCGACCGGGTCTTCAAGACCCTGGTGGCGGAGGTGGACGGCGCCCTCACGGTCGCGGTGGTCCCGGTGGCCGGTTCCCTGGACCTCAAGGCCCTGGCAGCGGCGGTGGGCGGCAAGCGCGCCACGATGGCGGACCCGGCGGCGGCGGAACGCACGACGGGCTACGTCCGGGGCGGCATCTCCCCACTGGGCCAGCGCAAGCGCCTGCGCACGGTGCTGGACGCGTCGGCGCGGACGCACCCCACGATCTGCGTCTCGGCGGGACGCCGGGGCCTGGAGGTCGAACTGTCGGCGACGGATCTCGCGGAGCTGACGGGGGCCACGTTCGCGGAGATCGCACGGGGCGGCTGA
- a CDS encoding ABC transporter permease — MTSIIPAGTAATRTRPAPGTSGTGPARTVAAPLAPRARLLPSLAAVYRAQLSRARVARIPLLFVATFQSVGIMILMRGVVDGGAEARAVVAGSSVLVVAFVALNLLAQYFGQLRAGGGLDHYATLPVPPAAVVLGAAAAYASFTVPGTVFTAITGSVLFQLPMTHLWVLAAVVPLSGAALAGLGAALGLLAPRPELATLLGQLGMSAALLLGVLPAERLPEPVGWARDLLPSTYGVEALARSFDARPDWGVIAFFLAVCAAVGVLSLAVATWAYRRAAVR; from the coding sequence GTGACGAGCATCATTCCGGCCGGGACCGCGGCGACGCGCACCCGGCCCGCGCCCGGCACCTCGGGCACCGGTCCCGCCCGCACCGTCGCGGCGCCCCTCGCTCCGCGCGCCCGGCTGCTGCCCTCCCTGGCGGCGGTCTACCGCGCCCAGCTCTCCCGGGCCCGCGTCGCCCGGATTCCGCTGCTCTTCGTGGCGACCTTCCAGTCCGTCGGGATCATGATCCTGATGCGGGGCGTCGTGGACGGCGGCGCGGAGGCCCGTGCGGTGGTCGCGGGGTCCAGCGTCCTGGTCGTCGCGTTCGTCGCGCTCAACCTCCTCGCCCAGTACTTCGGCCAGCTGCGGGCCGGCGGCGGGCTCGACCACTACGCCACCCTGCCCGTGCCGCCCGCCGCGGTGGTGCTCGGGGCGGCCGCCGCGTACGCCTCGTTCACGGTGCCCGGCACGGTCTTCACCGCGATCACCGGAAGCGTGCTGTTCCAGCTGCCGATGACGCACCTGTGGGTGCTGGCCGCCGTCGTCCCGCTCTCCGGCGCCGCCCTGGCCGGACTCGGCGCGGCCCTCGGGCTGCTGGCCCCGCGTCCGGAGCTGGCGACCCTGCTGGGCCAGCTGGGCATGTCCGCCGCCCTGCTCCTCGGGGTCCTGCCCGCCGAGCGGCTCCCGGAGCCGGTGGGGTGGGCGCGCGACCTGCTGCCCTCGACGTACGGGGTCGAGGCGCTGGCCCGGTCCTTCGACGCCCGCCCGGACTGGGGGGTCATCGCCTTCTTCCTCGCGGTCTGCGCGGCGGTGGGGGTGCTCTCGCTGGCCGTGGCGACGTGGGCGTACCGGCGGGCCGCCGTCCGGTAG